The proteins below are encoded in one region of Thermotoga sp.:
- the rho gene encoding transcription termination factor Rho, with amino-acid sequence MSEEQKTISISELESMNIKQLYEIAKSLGIPRYTSLRKRDLIFAILKAQTESSGYFFGEGVLEIHPEGFGFLRRIEDNLLPSNDDIYISPSQIRKFNLNTGDIISGVIRKPKEGEKYFAMIKIEAINYRPVETASERVNFDNLTPDYPRERFILETDSKIYSTRLIDLFAPIGKGQRGMIVAPPKTGKTTILKEIANGIAENHPDTIRIILLVDERPEEVTDIRESTNAIVIAAPFDMPPDKQVKVAELTLEMAKRLVEFNYDVVILLDSLTRLARVYNIVVPPSGKLLTGGVDPAALYKPKRFFGAARNTREGGSLTIIATALVETGSKMDEVIFEEFKGTGNMELVLSRQLANKRIFPAINLLLSGTRREELLLDEEALKKIWLLRRMLSAMTEEEGLTLILNKLAETSSNEEFLKLIDKEKARY; translated from the coding sequence TATAAAACAGCTCTACGAAATAGCAAAATCCCTAGGTATTCCTCGATACACCTCTTTGAGAAAGCGAGATCTCATATTTGCAATTTTGAAAGCACAAACGGAATCCTCTGGTTACTTCTTCGGTGAAGGCGTTCTGGAGATACACCCAGAGGGCTTTGGTTTCCTCAGACGTATCGAAGACAATTTACTTCCGAGCAACGATGACATATACATTTCCCCTTCTCAGATCAGAAAGTTCAATCTGAACACAGGAGATATCATATCGGGTGTCATAAGAAAGCCGAAAGAGGGAGAAAAGTACTTCGCCATGATAAAAATCGAAGCCATAAATTACCGTCCGGTCGAAACGGCCAGCGAAAGGGTGAATTTCGACAATCTCACACCGGACTATCCAAGGGAACGCTTCATCCTTGAAACCGATTCGAAGATATACTCCACGAGGCTGATAGATCTCTTCGCCCCCATTGGAAAGGGCCAGAGGGGAATGATCGTTGCTCCACCCAAGACGGGGAAAACCACTATCTTGAAGGAGATAGCAAATGGCATAGCAGAGAATCACCCAGACACCATAAGGATCATCCTTCTCGTCGATGAAAGACCCGAGGAAGTGACGGATATAAGAGAATCCACGAACGCCATTGTCATAGCAGCTCCCTTCGACATGCCACCTGACAAACAGGTGAAAGTTGCAGAGCTCACCCTCGAGATGGCAAAACGCTTAGTTGAGTTCAACTATGACGTGGTTATTCTCCTTGACAGCTTAACAAGGCTTGCAAGGGTCTACAACATAGTTGTTCCCCCGAGTGGAAAACTTCTGACGGGTGGTGTGGATCCTGCTGCTCTGTACAAGCCGAAGAGATTCTTCGGAGCAGCAAGGAACACAAGAGAAGGTGGTAGCCTCACGATCATCGCCACTGCTTTGGTAGAAACCGGATCGAAGATGGACGAGGTTATATTCGAAGAATTCAAGGGAACGGGTAATATGGAACTCGTCCTTTCCAGACAGCTAGCGAACAAGAGAATATTTCCCGCTATCAACCTTCTCCTTTCTGGGACCAGGCGGGAGGAACTTCTTCTGGATGAAGAAGCACTGAAAAAGATATGGCTCCTCCGAAGGATGCTCTCCGCCATGACAGAGGAAGAGGGGCTGACTTTGATTCTTAACAAGCTTGCTGAAACATCTTCAAACGAGGAGTTTTTGAAACTGATAGACAAGGAAAAAGCAAGGTACTGA
- a CDS encoding ROK family protein, translating into MKLIGVDLGGTTFSVGLVSEDGRILKKITRDTLVDNGKDDVIRRISEAILEVSVGEETPYVGIGSPGSIDRENGIVRFSPNFPDWHNVPLTQEISKLTKKKAFLENDANAFVLGEKWFGAGKGHNHIVALTLGTGIGGGVVTQGQLLTGKDGIGAELGHVVVEPNGPMCNCGTRGCLEAIASATAIRRFLREGYKKYHDSLVYKLAGSPEKADAKHLFDAAREGDRFALMIRDRVVDALARAVAGYIHIFNPEVVIIGGGISKAGSVLFDPLRERVIDYIMPSFVGTYEIVASPLVEDAGILGAASIIKERIGG; encoded by the coding sequence TTGAAACTGATAGGTGTTGATCTCGGTGGAACAACGTTCTCGGTGGGACTGGTGAGTGAAGACGGAAGGATACTGAAAAAAATCACCCGAGACACACTCGTTGACAATGGAAAAGATGACGTGATCAGAAGGATATCAGAAGCAATCCTTGAGGTATCTGTCGGTGAGGAAACTCCCTATGTTGGGATAGGCTCTCCCGGTTCGATAGACAGGGAGAACGGTATTGTGAGGTTCTCTCCGAACTTTCCAGACTGGCACAATGTTCCCCTGACCCAGGAGATATCGAAACTTACAAAAAAGAAAGCTTTTCTCGAAAATGACGCGAACGCCTTCGTTCTCGGCGAGAAATGGTTTGGAGCAGGAAAAGGTCACAACCACATTGTAGCTCTAACACTTGGAACGGGAATTGGCGGGGGTGTTGTAACCCAAGGGCAGCTTCTCACGGGTAAAGATGGAATAGGAGCAGAACTGGGGCACGTGGTCGTTGAACCAAACGGTCCCATGTGCAACTGCGGCACGAGGGGTTGCCTTGAGGCGATAGCCTCTGCAACGGCAATAAGGAGATTCCTCAGAGAGGGTTATAAGAAGTACCACGATTCTTTGGTTTACAAACTGGCAGGTTCTCCAGAGAAGGCAGATGCCAAGCACCTCTTTGACGCTGCAAGGGAAGGAGATCGGTTCGCTCTCATGATAAGAGACCGGGTAGTGGACGCACTGGCACGGGCTGTAGCCGGTTACATTCATATATTCAATCCCGAGGTGGTCATCATAGGCGGTGGTATCTCCAAAGCGGGAAGCGTTCTGTTCGACCCCCTGAGGGAAAGGGTGATAGACTATATCATGCCTTCTTTTGTGGGAACTTATGAAATAGTGGCGAGTCCTCTTGTCGAAGACGCTGGTATCCTTGGTGCAGCCTCGATAATAAAAGAGAGAATAGGGGGCTAA